ACCACtgatccttccttcttcctccccaggtGAAGTGCAGGGACTGTGGAGCTTTTGGGCACAAGGCATCCAGCAGCAGGTGCCCCATGAAGCACTGGGGCAGGGCCTTCGACCTCCAGGCCTTGGGCTCCAGGAAGCTGAAGGAGAACATAGAACCACGCAGTCAGCGGGACCAGCAGAACCCCGGGCCCTTGAAGCAGgctgagagggagaagggagagggaccaAGGTGAGGAACGTGGCTTGCTCCTGTCCCCAAACCCAGGGCTGACGTCTAAGGACACTGTGTCTCTGCCCCTGGACACTGTGTGCTGTGCTGTCCTCACACACAgacagggagggctggggaggccgACAAAGGAGTTCTCCATCCTCCAGGGTCCACACTTAGGCTACTCAGCTGCCCTTGCTGAATCGGCGAGAGTGTGTGAGTGGTGGGGCGGGTGTCCCCTTACCAGGGGACATATGGGAACCTGGCTAATGCCAAGCAGACTTGCCAGAGCCCCCAAATGCTAGTAGCTCTAGGCAAACCTGGAGGGCTCCCTGGAGGGCTTTCGGGAGTGGGGGGAAGAatggcaggggagggaaaggacGCTGCTGTCTGAGGCCTCAGGCTTTGTCCCAGTTTGAAGCCGTGAAACTGAGTTTCTTCCACTTCCCACACTCTGTTGTGCAGGCAAGCCCGCCAGAGGGAGGCCCTGCTCCAGAGATTCCCCAGGCAACTCCAAGGCGAGCAGAAGCAAACCTGGAAGGATTGCACAGAATCCTGCAGCTACGTGAGGGTGAGTGTCCCCTGCTTCCTGGCTCCTGTTCGGTCTGGTGGACCCTGATGAGCTTCGTTGCCTTCCTGGGTGAGGACTGACCCCACTTCCGTTCTGAGCCGTGTGAGCTCAGGGGGGCATCCTCCTCCCCCATTTCCCTTGCTGTCCATCACGGTGCCTTATTCCTGGGATGTGTGTGCACAGTGGGTGTGTGGGAGGGAAAGCACTGGAGGACACTGTTCTCACACATAGAACCCTCGATGGAAGAGCAGGGAACTTTGCTTTGGGACACATTCTCCCACATCGTCCATCAAATCTCAGTAGCCTCTGCAGTGGCTCCACAGTGGCAGGATTCCTGTGCTCTCCGGAGCCCAGTAGATGGTCCGCTGGAGGAACCGAAGATGTTTTTGCAGAAGCTTTCTCGGTTCCTCCCCGATAGAAAAAGGGTGTCCAGGAGATCCTGTCGAGTATTTATTCCTGACCACCCCTGAGCTGTGGTCCCACCTCCTGTGTACACAGAACCTTTCCTGTCATCCACTGCTGAACTGAACATACTAAGGTCTTGGGGTTGTGTgagtttcttggttttccttcgTGGCAATGTTGTCTTGGTGGTGAGGAAAAACTAATGCGCATTTCCGTGTGTTCCTTTTCCCACAGCGTCCACACACACCGATGCCCGTCTATACCACTAAGAGAGCGTCTGTCCTGGAGCCTCCCCTCCCATGGGAGCCACCTACCCAAACCGCTGACATGAGAGTCGGGTACCACTCAGCTGCTCTCCTCAGAAGCCCTTCAGGGAGCGTCTTCCCCCCTGGTGCACgacatgaggcacagagagtggTGACGCCTGACAGACCCCTGGCATGCCAACCCTATGCCAAGGAGGGTGGCCCGGTTGTCCATGTGTCAGGAAAGAGGCCCCGAGGAGACTCCCTTGAAGTTCCCCAGGCTGTGTCCAAGGTAGATGGCGTGCACCATGTCCAGGCACCAGCCAAGGTTCCTGAGGAGAATGCATGTCCTAACGCAAGCCACGGTATGGTTCAGAATTTCCAAAACTACCTCAAGACAGCAGGCAAGAGAGGTGTCCAGATCTCTCTAGAGATGGGCCTGAAGCCCCGAAAGAAAGCACGCTGGAGCCCCTTCCAGCACCACCACAAGAGCATACAGGAAAGCCATCTGGGGGCTTCGGAGAGTCTGTGTCCTCCTGCAAAGAGAAGTGCATGTGGACCCCCAGCGGCACCCCTACTGACCGGGAAGACACCTGCCCCAGTGCAAGTCATCGACCTGCAGCCTGCACACCCCCGACCTCTCCTGGAAACGGTCCAGGCATGCATCGAAACCCCACGTCCACATTCCAAGCCCGCCCCTGGCACGCCTCTGAGAATGGTCTTCACGAGATTGGACAAAGCCTGCTGGAGCTCCAGGTTCCTAACACCTCCCTTGCTCCATCCCGCTGAGAAGTCAGCCCCTCCTGGTCAGGGCCCTCCTGTCATTCAGAAATC
Above is a window of Mustela nigripes isolate SB6536 unplaced genomic scaffold, MUSNIG.SB6536 HiC_scaffold_3359, whole genome shotgun sequence DNA encoding:
- the LOC132009028 gene encoding putative protein FAM90A12P, coding for MAGRQTQLEPYRPLKAQKGKRPPRASLAPRAPGPEEEDPRVKCRDCGAFGHKASSSRCPMKHWGRAFDLQALGSRKLKENIEPRSQRDQQNPGPLKQAEREKGEGPRQARQREALLQRFPRQLQGEQKQTWKDCTESCSYVRKSEGFFGHVPVSVLHEDLQVSSSSED